The Amycolatopsis nigrescens CSC17Ta-90 genomic interval TAGTGCAGCGCGGAAAGCATGCCCAGCCCGAGCAGGTCGAACTTGACAAGGCCCACGGTGGCGCAGTCGTCCTTCTCCCACTGCAACACGCTGCGGTCTTCCATCCGCGCCCATTCGATCGGGCAGACCTCGCTCACCGGGCGGTCGCAGATCACCATCCCCCCGGAGTGGATACCGAGGTGCCGGGGGAAGTCCTCAAGTTCGCAGGACAGTTCGAGCACGGGCGGCGGAATGTCGTGGTCGTGGTCCTTCCCGGTCTCCCGCAACGGACCCCATCGGTCGATCTGCTTGCTCCACGCGTCCTGCTGCCCCGGCGAGTGACCGAGGGCCCGCGCCGAGTCCCGGATCGCGGACCGGGCCCGGTAGGTGATCACGTTCGCCACCTGCGCGGTGCACAGCCGGCCGTACTTGCCGAAGACGTACTGGATGGCCGCCTCGCGGCGGTCGGATTCGATGTCCAGGTCGATGTCCGGGTAACCGTCGCGGTCCGGGGCGAGGAACCGCTCGAACAGCAGCCCCCACTTCACCGAGTCGACCTTGGTGATGCCCAGCGCGTAGCAGACCGCGGAGTTGGCCGCCGATCCCCTGCCCTGGCACAGGATGTCGCTGCGCCGGCAGAACTCCGCGATGTCCCAGACGATCAGGAAGTAGCCGGGGAAATCCAGCTCCTCGATGATCGCCAGCTCATGCTCGATCTGTGCGTACGCCTTCAGGTTCTCCTCTCTGGGGCCGTAATGACGAGCCGCCCCGTCGTAGGTCATCTTCCGCAGGAAGGTCGCTTCGGTGTACCCCTCCGGCACGTTGAAGGGCGGCAGCTTCGGCGCGACCAGAGACAGGGAGAACTCGCACTCCGCGCCGAGCAGGGCGGCCCGCGGCACGGCACCGGGGTAGCGGTCGAACCTGACCGCCATCTCTTCGCCGGAACGCAGGTGGGCCATCCCGGCTCCGGGCAGCCAGCCCTCCATCTCGTCCAGGCTCCGCCGCGCCCTGATCGCGGCCATCGCGGCGGCCAGCCGGGCGCGCTCCGGCTTCGCGTAGTGCACCGCGTTGGTGGCCACGATGGGCAGCCCGAACTCCTTCGCCATCTCATGCAGCAGGTCGTTGTGCATGCTGTCCTCGGGCATGCCCTGGTCGGTCAGCTCGACGAACACCTGTTCCTTGCCGAACAGCTCGACCAGCCGCCGCAACCGCAGCGCGGCCGCCGCCGGCCCCTCGCCGACCAGCGCCCGCCGGACCGCACCCTTGCGGCAGCCGGTGAGCACCACGCAGTCCCCCCGCACCTGTTCGGCGAGCACGTCCAGGTCGTAGACCGGGCGGCCTTTCTCCGCGTACTGGCCGGCGGGCACTTCCCGGTCGTGCCCGTGCAGCTGTCCCTGGGTGATCGCCCGGCACAGGCTGTGGTAGCCGGCCTGCCCCCTGGCCAGCAACAGCAGGTGCTCCCCTTCGGGATCGGCGACCCCGTTCTGCGGCGCGGAAAGCCCGAGGCTCAGCTCGGTGCCGAACACGGTGCGGACACCGAGTTCCCTTGCCGCCTCGGCGAACCGCACCACCCCGTACATACCGTCGTGGTCGGTGATCGCGACCGCGTCCAGCCCCAGCCGGGCGGCCTCCTCGACCAGTTCCTCGGGATGACTCGCCCCGTCGAGAAAGCTGAAGTTGGAATGACAGTGCAGTTCGGCATAAGGCACTCTGACCTCGCTGCCGACGTCGTCGCTGTTACGCGGCACGCCGACGTCCGGTGGCCGGAGGTAGCTATCCCGTTTCCGTGTCCACGCCGGGCTGTCGCCGCCGTCGCCGGGAGGCTCGCCGGTGAGGCCGCGCTCGAACTCCTTCCACGAGATCGACGGGTTGTCCCAGCCCATGGGTCACCCGTTCTCCGCCGACACTCGGGGCAGCGGGATCACCGGCGCCAAGTCGAGCTCCGAGACCTCGGTGGGCACCGCACCCAACTCGTTGCGCAGCAAGGGCATCGA includes:
- a CDS encoding error-prone DNA polymerase, coding for MGWDNPSISWKEFERGLTGEPPGDGGDSPAWTRKRDSYLRPPDVGVPRNSDDVGSEVRVPYAELHCHSNFSFLDGASHPEELVEEAARLGLDAVAITDHDGMYGVVRFAEAARELGVRTVFGTELSLGLSAPQNGVADPEGEHLLLLARGQAGYHSLCRAITQGQLHGHDREVPAGQYAEKGRPVYDLDVLAEQVRGDCVVLTGCRKGAVRRALVGEGPAAAALRLRRLVELFGKEQVFVELTDQGMPEDSMHNDLLHEMAKEFGLPIVATNAVHYAKPERARLAAAMAAIRARRSLDEMEGWLPGAGMAHLRSGEEMAVRFDRYPGAVPRAALLGAECEFSLSLVAPKLPPFNVPEGYTEATFLRKMTYDGAARHYGPREENLKAYAQIEHELAIIEELDFPGYFLIVWDIAEFCRRSDILCQGRGSAANSAVCYALGITKVDSVKWGLLFERFLAPDRDGYPDIDLDIESDRREAAIQYVFGKYGRLCTAQVANVITYRARSAIRDSARALGHSPGQQDAWSKQIDRWGPLRETGKDHDHDIPPPVLELSCELEDFPRHLGIHSGGMVICDRPVSEVCPIEWARMEDRSVLQWEKDDCATVGLVKFDLLGLGMLSALHYMIDLVREHKGVEVDLAHLDIEDEKIYEMLARADAIGVFQVESRAQLATLPRLKPKNIYDLAVEVALIRPGPIQGGSVHPYIRRYSHDEKWEPEHPLLENALGKTLGVPLFQEQMMQISLDVANFTAAEADQLRHAMGAKRSEKKMERLRARFYQGAAENGIDEELAGRIFQKLHAFANFGFPESHALSFAYLVFASAYFKHYHPEAFCAALLRAQPMGFYSPQSLVADARRHGVTVRGPDINASLAHATLEPLGTEPGKLAIRTGLAGVRTIGVAMAESIVAEREKSGAFRDMAEVARRVRLTTPQVEALATAGAFGCFVGDRREALWAAGAVAEERPEKLPGSVVGISAPALPGMDQLELAVADVWATGVSPDSFPTQFIREHLDSLGVIPAAGLLDIEHGCRVLVGGAVTHRQRPATAGGITFLNLEDETGMINVVCTMGLWRRYHRIARTSPALLVRGTVERADGVVSLLADRLQHLPLRITSKSRDFQ